In one Brassica oleracea var. oleracea cultivar TO1000 chromosome C9, BOL, whole genome shotgun sequence genomic region, the following are encoded:
- the LOC106315869 gene encoding mRNA-decapping enzyme subunit 2 has protein sequence MSGLHRSSSSSKNVGNCLPSKELLDDLCSRFVLNVPEEDQQSFERILFLVEYAYWYYEDNAVENDPSLKSLSLKEFTSLLFNSCDVLRPYVSNIGDIFKDFTSYKCRVPVTGAIILDETYERCLLVKGWKGSSWSFPRGKKSKDEEDYACAIREVLEETGFDVSKLLKKEEYIEFTFRQQRVRLFIVAGVADDTSFAPLTKKEISEIAWHPLDHLQPASNEVITHGVAGLKLYMVAPFLASLKSWISKHPAPLPRRRDKPPRARCVWNAKTSSGGGNGTATESCNKKPELNRPQDTEPGNSFRSFKFNTSAILESGYSA, from the exons ATGTCGGGTCTCCATCGATCATCAAGTTCATCGAAGAACGTCGGAAACTGCCTCCCCTCAAAGGAACTCCTTGACGATCTTTGCAG TCGATTTGTGTTGAATGTACCGGAAGAGGATCAACAGTCATTCGAGAGGATTCTGTTTCTGGTGGAGTATGCTTACTGGTACTATGAAGACAATGCTGTGGAGAATGATCCGTCTCTAAAGTCTCTGTCTTTGAAGGAGTTTACTTCGCTCC TATTCAACAGCTGTGATGTTTTGAGACCTTATGTATCTAACATTGGTGATATATTCAAAGACTTTACGTCTTACAAGTGTCGAGTTCCTGTCACTGGAGCTATTATTCTTGATGAAACTTATGAACGG TGCTTGTTGGTGAAGGGATGGAAAGGATCAAGCTGGAGCTTTCCCCGTGGGAAGAAGAGTAAGGATGAAGAAGACTATGCCTGTGCTATACGTGAG GTCTTGGAAGAAACTGGATTTGATGTCTCAAAGCTACTAAAAAAAGAAGAATACATTGAGTTTACATTCAGACAGCAAAGAGTGCGACTTTTCATCGTTGCTGGGGTGGCAGATGATACATCTTTTGCACCACTAACAAAGAAGGAAATCAGC GAGATTGCATGGCATCCGCTTGATCATCTTCAGCCAGCAAGTAATGAGGTGATAACTCATGGAGTTGCTGGTCTCAAGTTGTATATGGTGGCACCTTTTCTTGC GTCGTTGAAGTCGTGGATATCAAAGCATCCGGCTCCTCTACCACGTAGACGTGATAAGCCACCTAGAG CACGCTGCGTGTGGAACGCGAAGACTAGTAGTGGTGGAGGAAACGGGACAGCAACGGAAAGTTGCAATAAAAAGCCCGAACTCAACCGTCCTCAAGACACTGAGCCTGGAAACAGTTTCAGAAGCTTCAAGTTCAACACGTCAGCAATCTTGGAATCAGGTTATTCAGCTTGA
- the LOC106319369 gene encoding myosin-11 → MSWLRTAVNKAVEVGNRKNITRTVKNYADSVVQQAGQAVAEGAKLFQDRIRVGAYKSVNQTIQRLEEAAVSFRGHERALLITRWLSVLKEIDKATGGASVKDKDVTSEEQIAYDEAKRREWVLYYDPDIGGQPLNFRDVFLQSQALEGIVLSMIMEPPHDEEVTLLLEMFRLCLNGGKEVHDAIVSSMQDLATVFSSYKDEVLVKQDELIQFAQNAITGLKINAEMLRIDAEASDLRKKLEKMNASQIPQESEDKEVKAAPLTIEALKETLAKIRLCSRLEALLNRKRQLSNGDSPDIHAQKVDKLKVLLESLANSISKAEKRISENRLQKEEALKARVVKADETGEKEKELSAEIAQLEKQRDELEAELKKVNITLAAAQARFRNATEERDQFGEANNQIIAHLKTKEDDLSKSVVACKKESEVIKTWINFLEDTWLLQCSYTETKDKQTLDELEKHEDYFSDVAFNILTTYKKEVTPLVRRIENYVENLKNLGPGLEKPPNADQGDIQVANPRKSLEQEYLDYETKIIATFSIVDNMKEHFQVLQSKLEKKDDRRVKELFDDMEKLRQEFEAIARPTLEIETPSPKSVASSPKAPKPSSSSMDAPLESTTTVTQKPAVSETAPTTTTAGSSREFNHEAELAELESEFGKVARDYTADEVDGWEFDELEKELQ, encoded by the exons ATGTCGTGGCTGCGAACGGCTGTTAACAAGGCGGTGGAGGTCGGAAACCGCAAAAACATCACACGAACCGTCAAGAACTACGCCGACTCCGTCGTTCAGCAGGCTGGCCAAGCCGTCGCTGAAGGAGCCAAATTGTTCCAAGACCGCATT CGTGTTGGGGCGTATAAGAGTGTTAACCAGACGATTCAGAGATTGGAGGAAGCTGCGGTCTCCTTCAGGGGTCATGAAAGAGCGTTGCTTATTACCAGATGGTTATCTGTGCTTAAGGAGATCGATAAAGCTACTGGAGGAGCTTCCGTCAAGGATAAAGATGTGACTTCTGAGGAACAAATTGCTTATGATGAAGCTAAGAGGCGTGAATGG GTTTTGTACTACGATCCAGATATAGGAGGTCAGCCACTAAACTTCCGTGATGTTTTTCTGCAAAGTCAAGCTCTGGAGGGCATCGTTCTGTCCATG ATTATGGAGCCACCACATGATGAGGAAGTTACCCTACTTCTGGAGATGTTCAG GCTTTGTCTGAATGGAGGAAAGGAAGTTCATGATGCCATAGTCAGCAGTATGCAGGATCTTGCTACAGTCTTTTCGAGTTACAAAGATGAAGTGCTT GTTAAGCAGGACGAATTGATTCAATTTGCCCAAAACGCTATCACAGGGTTGAAGATTAATGCTGAAATGCTGAG AATTGATGCTGAAGCTTCTGATCTTAGAAAAAAACTCGAAAAGATGAACGCCTCTCAAATTCCACAGGAGAGTGAAGACAAGGAAGTTAAAGCCGCTCCATTAACAATAGAG GCTCTTAAAGAAACACTTGCAAAGATTCGTCTTTGCTCCAGATTAGAAGCGTTGTTAAATAGAAAGAGGCAACTAAGCAACGGTGATTCACCTGATATACATGCTCAAAAA GTCGACAAGCTCAAGGTGTTATTGGAATCTTTAGCAAATTCGATTTCCAAAGCTGAGAAACGAATATCCGAAAACAG ACTTCAGAAAGAAGAGGCACTCAAAGCTCGCGTGGTGAAAGCAGATGAAACCGGTGAAAAGGAAAAG GAATTGAGTGCGGAGATTGCACAGCTTGAGAAACAAAGAGATGAGTTGGAAGCTGAACTGAAGAAG GTTAATATAACATTAGCTGCTGCTCAAGCTCGGTTCCGTAATGCAACAGAGGAGAGAGATCAATTTGGTGAAGCCAACAATCAGATAATCGCTCACCTGAAAACAAAG GAGGATGACCTTTCCAAATCAGTTGTAGCTTGTAAGAAAGAGTCAGAAGTTATCAAGACTTGGATTAATTTTCTAGAGGATACATGGCTTCTTCAATGCTCATACACCGAAACAAAGGATAAACAGACTTT GGACGAATTGGAGAAGCACGAGGATTACTTCTCGGATGTGGCTTTTAATATACTCACAACGTACAAG AAGGAAGTGACACCTCTAGTACGCCGTATAGAAAACTATGTGGAAAATCTGAAGAATCTTGGTCCTGG GTTGGAGAAGCCACCAAATGCAGATCAGGGGGACATTCAGGTTGCAAACCCGAGGAAGAGCCTGGAGCAGGAGTATCTAGACTATGAGACTAAG ATCATTGCGACGTTCAGCATTGTGGATAACATGAAAGAGCATTTCCAAGTCCTCCAAAGCAAACTGGAAAA GAAGGACGACCGGCGTGTGAAAGAGCTATTTGATGACATGGAGAAACTGAGGCAGGAGTTTGAAGCCATAGCGAGGCCAACGTTAGAGATAGAGACTCCATCTCCTAAAAGCGTTGCGTCATCACCCAAAGCCCCTAAGCCCAGCAGTAGTAGCATGGATGCTCCACTCGAATCTACTACTACTGTGACACAAAAGCCAGCGGTGAGCGAGACAGCACCGACTACAACTACTGCTGGTTCGAGTCGAGAGTTTAACCATGAAGCTGAGCTAGCGGAGCTTGAATCTGAATTTGGTAAAGTGGCTCGTGATTACACTGCAGATGAGGTTGATGGATGGGAATTCGATGAACTAGAGAAAGAACTGCAGTAG
- the LOC106312992 gene encoding sulfate transporter 4.1, chloroplastic-like, whose translation MSYASLSVKDLNSLLSRSGSGSSSSPRTPGQTRPVKVIPLQHPDTSDDARPPSIPFDDIFSRWTAKIKRMSLLDWVDTLFPCFRWIRTYRGNEYFKLDLMAGVTVGVMLVPQAMSYAKLAGLPPIYGLYSSFVPIFVYAIFGSSRQLAIGPVALVSLLVSNALGDIADSSEELHIELAILLALLVGILECIMGLLRLGWLIRFISHSVISGFTSASAIVIGLSQVKYFLGYSIARSSKIVPLVESIIAGADKFQWPPFLMGSLILVILQVMKHVGKAKKELQFLRAAAPLTGIVLGTTIAKVFHPPSISLVGEIPQGLPTFSFPRSFDHAKTLLPTSALITGVAILESVGIAKALAAKNRYELDSNSELFGLGVANILGSLFSAYPATGSFSRSAVNNESEAKTGLSGLITGIIIGCSLLFLTPVFKYIPQCALAAIVISAVSGLVDYDEAIFLWRVDKRDFTLWAITSTTTLFFGIEIGVLVGVGFSLAFVIHESANPHIAVLGRLPGTTVYRNVKQYPEAYTYNGIVIVRIDSPIYFANISYIKDRLREYEVAVDKYTTRGPEVERISFVILEMSPVTHIDSSAVEALKELYQEYKARDIQLAISNPNKDVHMTIARSGMVELVGKEWYFVRVHDAVQVCLTYVQSSNSEEQKEPSFLRRFGNNGSSNNSSYSDIQPGNTLLKEALLSGEK comes from the exons ATGTCCTACGCATCTCTCAGCGTCAAGGACCTGAACAGCCTCCTCTCAAGATCCGGGAGCGGCTCATCCTCTTCCCCCAGGACTCCGGGTCAGACCCGACCCGTAAAAGTAATCCCGCTCCAGCATCCCGACACCTCCGACGACGCTCGCCCTCCTTCCATCCCTTTCGACGACATCTTCTCCAGATGGACGGCGAAGATCAAGCGCATGAGCCTCCTCGATTGGGTCGATACTCTCTTCCCTTGCTTCCGATGGATTCGCACTTACCGGGGGAACGAGTACTTCAAGCTCGATCTCATGGCCGGTGTCACCGTCGGTGTAATGCTCGTCCCCCAGGCGATGTCGTATGCGAAGCTAGCTGGCCTTCCACCAATCTACGGCCTAT ATTCATCGTTTGTGCCTATATTTGTGTATGCTATATTCGGATCATCGCGTCAGCTTGCGATTGGACCTGTAGCATTGGTGTCGCTTCTCGTTTCCAATGCCTTGGGGGATATAGCTGATTCGTCTGAGGAGTTGCATATTGAGCTCGCCATTTTGTTGGCGCTTTTGGTTGGAATCTTGGAGTGTATCATGGGGCTCTTAAG GCTTGGATGGCTTATTCGTTTCATTAGTCACTCGGTCATATCTGGATTTACAAGTGCTTCGGCCATTGTGATTGGATTATCTCAAGTCAAATATTTCCTGGGGTATAGCATTGCCAGGAGCAGCAAGATTGTGCCACTAGTTGAGAGCATTATAGCTGGAGCTGATAAG TTTCAATGGCCACCTTTCTTGATGGGATCTCTCATTCTAGTAATCCTTCAAGTAATGAAGCATGTG GGGAAAGCAAAGAAGGAACTTCAGTTCTTACGAGCAGCAGCGCCACTCACTGGAATCGTGCTTGGTACAACCATTGCAAAAGTGTTCCATCCACCTTCCATCTCTCTG GTCGGAGAAATACCTCAGGGCCTTCCAACATTTTCTTTCCCAAGAAGTTTTGATCATGCAAAAACATTGCTTCCAACATCAGCTCTCATTACTGGTGTTGCCATCTTG GAATCTGTGGGAATTGCCAAAGCACTTGCAGCAAAAAACAGATATGAGCTGGATTCAAATTCAGAG TTGTTTGGTCTTGGTGTTGCAAATATATTGGGGTCGTTATTTTCAGCATACCCAGCTACAG GATCCTTTTCTAGGTCAGCTGTGAATAATGAAAGTGAAGCTAAGACTGGCCTATCAGGACTCATAACAGGAATCATCATTGGATGTTCTCTACTGTTTTTGACACCTGTGTTCAAATACATACCACAG TGTGCTTTGGCAGCAATAGTTATCTCTGCTGTTAGTGGCTTG GTGGACTATGATGAAGCTATCTTCCTGTGGCGCGTGGACAAGAGGGATTTTACACTTTGGGCCATCACTAGCACCACGACCTTGTTCTTCGGAATAGAGATCGGTGTCCTTGTTGGT GTTGGCTTTTCCCTAGCTTTTGTCATCCACGAGTCTGCAAACCCTCATATTG CTGTCTTGGGGCGTCTTCCAGGCACCACAGTGTACAGAAACGTAAAGCAGTATCCCGAGGCTTACACATACAATGGGATTGTGATTGTCCGAATCGATTCTCCTATTTACTTTGCCAACATAAGTTACATCAAGGACAG ACTAAGAGAATATGAAGTAGCTGTTGACAAATACACAACCAGAGGACCAGAGGTGGAGAGAATATCCTTTGTTATCCTCGAAATGTCTC CTGTAACTCACATAGACTCGAGCGCAGTGGAAGCCTTGAAAGAATTGTATCAGGAGTACAAAGCAAGGGATATTCAGCTAGCGATATCAAACCCGAACAAAGATGTGCACATGACAATAGCGAGATCAGGAATGGTTGAGCTTGTTGGAAAAGAATGGTACTTTGTGAGAGTGCATGACGCGGTACAGGTGTGTCTTACTTATGTACAGAGCTCTAACTCTGAAGAGCAGAAGGAACCAAGTTTCTTGAGGAGGTTCGGGAATAACGGGAGCAGCAACAACTCATCATACAGTGATATTCAACCCGGTAACACTCTTTTGAAAGAGGCACTGTTGTCAGGTGAAAAATAA